Proteins from a single region of Hordeum vulgare subsp. vulgare chromosome 6H, MorexV3_pseudomolecules_assembly, whole genome shotgun sequence:
- the LOC123401140 gene encoding uncharacterized protein LOC123401140 produces MVVTGTSCKRLSYSLQHADCAGAVFYSIMRGALVAAQSTNDSLLKKTADALTKWKDLLRNYTKTVDEEMEILLKFEEMCQYITKEFLHYFQRSCLTSMIRR; encoded by the exons ATGGTGGTCACGGGGACATCATGCAAGAG GTTGTCTTATAGCCTTCAACACGCGGATTGTGCTGGAGCAGTTTTCTATTCGATCATGAGGGGTGCATTAGTGGCTGCACAATCTACTAATG ATAGTCTTCTAAAGAAAACTGCCGACGCACTTACCAAGTGGAAGGATCTTTTACGCAATTACACCAAGACGGTTGATGAGGAG ATGGAAATACTATTGAAGTTTGAGGAAATGTGTCAATATATCACAAAAGAATTTCTCCACTATTTTCAAAG ATCTTGCCTTACCTCTATGATAAGGAGGTAG
- the LOC123401139 gene encoding uncharacterized protein LOC123401139 — translation MHGVMDSQGICRGGETELAICRNEKRVNNLLTVLSSQHEDPVHTKQHQHKIKGNGSPKAKEKEEFVHYKGLVFALTRESMLTYAFILLVLEICRKAYKRTHKILRLLIDLGS, via the exons ATGCACGGAGTTATGGATTCACAG GGTATATGCAGAGGAGGGGAAACAGAGTTGGCCATATGCAGAAATGAAAAAAGGGTAAACAATCTACTCACGGTATTATCTTCCCAGCATGAAGATCCAGTGCATACTAAGCAGCATCAGCACAAGATAAAAGGAAATGGCAGtccaaaagcaaaagaaaaggaagagtTTGTACATTACAAGGGACTGGTGTTTGCTTTGACAAGAGAAAGTATGCTCACGTACGCATTTATATTGTTGGTACTGGAAATATGCCGTAAAGCATATAAGCGTACACACAAGATACTTAGGTTACTAATCGACTTGGGAAGCTAA